Within the Bacteroidota bacterium genome, the region TTTCATTGAACCTGCACCGATTAGTCCAAGTCCTCCGTTTTCAGAAACTGCGGAAGCGAGCTTCCAGCCGGAGACCCATACCATACCGCCGGAGATTATGGGGAGGGATATATTGAAAAGTTTTGTGATACTTGTTTGAATTGTCATTTTATTTCAGGGAATTTTACGAAATTTATCAGGTAAAATAATATTAATTCTCAAATCCGAGGATATCATCGTACTGAGTACTATTCATTCTTCCCTGATGCGTTTCAAATTCCTTCAAAATAAAGATAATTACATCTGGTTGATACTTGTATTGGCTCTCTCCCTTAGGTTGGGGGCGTTTTTCTCGTTTCAGCCTTGGGACCCTGTTACGCAGAATGAAGTTGTCCTAAGGTTTGATGCCGCCCAGTATCACTCATTAGCAGTAAGTCTGACGGAAGGAGATTATCGAGGAAATGCTTTTTGGGCTCCCGGTTTTCCATTCTTTGCCTCACTTGTCTACCAAATTTTTGGGCCAAAACCCTGGGCTGTTTTACTGTTAAATTGTTTTATTGGTTTAATATCAGTCTTTCTACTTGAGAGAATGGGGACAAAGTTCTTAGGAAGGAGGGTCGGCCTTCTCGCGGCTCTATTGATGGCGATAGAACCCCATCAAATTATGTATTCCCAGATGTTTTATACGGAGAATTTGTTTATTCCTATTTTATTGGCTTCTGCATTTAGCTTATTGCTGTATGTTGAAAAAGTAAAAATCAGCGATTTGATTTTGTCGGCGTTTTTTTTAGCGTTATGCGTTTATATCAGACCTGCTGCAAATTATATTGTTGTAGTTTGGGCGGGTTTCTTACTATTTCATTTTGGCAAAAAGTGGAAGGAGGGAGTTCGCGCTGCGGCTGTATTACTCGGAGTTCTCCTCCTTGTTCTCTCACCATGGTTGATAAGAAATTATATGCTCTACGGTTACTTTGGTCATACAACGAACGGAGGATTCAATGTCGCATATATATTCGCCAGTTCGATCTATGAAAATCAGTACGGAATGACGAAGGATTCAAGTCTCGCGATTCTTCAGGACAGAGTTCAAAAATCAGGAAAAGACCTAAGCAATCCATTTATTTTAGATCAGGTCGAAACAGAAGTAGGTTGGCAAGTTATAAAATCGCATCCGAAGGAGTACCTTATTAATCACTTTTTTGGGAGTACAAATATTTATTTCTCACTCTCAACCAATCTTCTTGCAGAAATATTGCATATCAAGGATCAGCTTCTCGTTCAGCCGAAAGGAAGCCCCGCTTACAATCATATAGATGAATTTCTTGAGAGAAAGGCAACTCCTTTGGTGGTTGCGGGTGCCTTTATTTTGTTATCTATGGCTATGACATATTTGTTTGTTCTTCGCGGAATCCTGGTAATGTACAAAGATGGACAGAAGGAGATTCTTTTCTTTTTACTCCTGACAATTCTTTATTTTACTTTAATCATAGGACCTTTAGGTGGAAGTGTCAGGTTCAAGGTACCAATTACTCCATTCTACCTGATTATTGCTGCAGTCGGAATGATTAAGTCTTTCCCCCGGATTTCACTTTGGTCCAAAAGGATGAAAGCCTAAATATAGCGATCGGAAATTTGGTTACAAAGCAAAAAA harbors:
- a CDS encoding glycosyltransferase family 39 protein gives rise to the protein MRFKFLQNKDNYIWLILVLALSLRLGAFFSFQPWDPVTQNEVVLRFDAAQYHSLAVSLTEGDYRGNAFWAPGFPFFASLVYQIFGPKPWAVLLLNCFIGLISVFLLERMGTKFLGRRVGLLAALLMAIEPHQIMYSQMFYTENLFIPILLASAFSLLLYVEKVKISDLILSAFFLALCVYIRPAANYIVVVWAGFLLFHFGKKWKEGVRAAAVLLGVLLLVLSPWLIRNYMLYGYFGHTTNGGFNVAYIFASSIYENQYGMTKDSSLAILQDRVQKSGKDLSNPFILDQVETEVGWQVIKSHPKEYLINHFFGSTNIYFSLSTNLLAEILHIKDQLLVQPKGSPAYNHIDEFLERKATPLVVAGAFILLSMAMTYLFVLRGILVMYKDGQKEILFFLLLTILYFTLIIGPLGGSVRFKVPITPFYLIIAAVGMIKSFPRISLWSKRMKA